The proteins below are encoded in one region of Helianthus annuus cultivar XRQ/B chromosome 2, HanXRQr2.0-SUNRISE, whole genome shotgun sequence:
- the LOC110903819 gene encoding mannan endo-1,4-beta-mannosidase 1 gives MDVASKPCQRSKVTSAFREAISRSLVIARTWAFSDGGSNALQSSPGVYNENMFKALDFVISEGGKFGVKLILSLVNNFNDYGGKGQYVQWARERGQKMQNEDSFFTNPMVKGFFKNHIKTVLTRRNTITGVMYKDDPTIMAWELMNEPRCPADVSGATVQNWISEMACYLKSIDANHLLEVGLEGFYGASSFQKNPNNSPHETDFIANNQIREVDFATVHSYPDQWLPNRNNVAQLEFLQQWIYDHIVDAQEVLKKPVIFAEFGKSWKQPGYNVSQKNQLYNMVYTWIYRSASGGVASGGLFWQQLVEGMDSYKDGYEVILTEPSSTVRLITQQAKKLRALVEDFPKNKKIKIKNGYKHNLVYKQ, from the exons ATGGATGTAGCCTCAAAACCGTGTCAAAGATCCAAAGTTACCTCAGCTTTTCGAGAAGCTATTAGCCGTTCACTTGTGATTGCAAGAACTTGGGCCTTTAGCGACGGTGGTTCAAATGCATTGCAATCTTCGCCTGGTGTTTACAATGAAAATATGTTTAAG GCTTTGGATTTTGTGATATCCGAGGGAGGGAAATTTGGAGTTAAGCTAATATTGAGCCTTGTGAACAACTTTAATGACTATGGTGGGAAGGGCCAGTACGTGCAATGGGCAAGAGAACGAGGGCAGAAAATGCAAAATGAAGATAGCTTTTTTACCAATCCCATGGTAAAAggctttttcaaaaatcacattaaG ACCGTTCTAACTAGAAGAAATACTATTACTGGAGTGATGTACAAAGACGACCCAACAATAATGGCTTGGGAACTTATGAACGAACCTCGTTGTCCTGCTGATGTCTCTGGTGCCACAGTTCAG AATTGGATATCTGAGATGGCTTGTTACTTGAAATCTATAGATGCAAATCACTTGCTAGAAGTGGGCTTAGAAGGGTTTTATGGAGCATCATCCTTTCAAAAGAACCCCAATAATTCACCTCATGAAACTGATTTCATTGCTAATAATCAAATCCGAGAAGTTGATTTTGCGACAGTACATTCATATCCTGATCAATG GTTACCCAACCGAAACAATGTTGCCCAACTAGAATTCTTGCAACAATGGATCTATGATCATATTGTGGACGCACAAGAAGTTCTTAAAAAACCGGTTATTTTTGCAGAGTTTGGGAAATCATGGAAACAACCTGGTTATAATGTGAGCCAAAAAAATCAATTGTACAATATGGTTTATACATGGATTTATAGATCAGCAAGCGGTGGTGTAGCTTCCGGAGGATTGTTTTGGCAACAACTAGTAGAGGGAATGGACTCTTACAAAGACGGATATGAAGTGATTTTAACAGAACCTTCATCGACGGTTCGTTTAATTACCCAACAGGCGAAAAAACTAAGAGCACTGGTAGAAGATTTccccaaaaataaaaaaataaagataaaaaatgGATACAAACATAACTTAGTTTATAAGCAATAG